The Vicinamibacteria bacterium DNA segment CCACCGCGACCTCGGATCCAGCCACACTGCGAACGTCTCGGCGAAGTCTTCGTCGGGGTGTGCCTGCGCGTAACCGAACTCTAGGTGACGCACGAACCGCCTCGAGAAGGGCCGGGGCGCGTAGAATTCCGGATAGGTTTGCTCCGAGCTTCCGAAGAGGCGACGCCGTTGCCGTCGCAGCCGAAGCCGATAGGCGTTGTCGATCGCGTGCCCGGTCTCGTGACGCATCAGTCGCAGGCAGCTCCGGAAAGTTCCTCCCTCCACCTCGAACATTTGACGTCTTTCGAGCTGCATGAGTCGCGGATGTGCCAGGTAGAAAGGGGCGGCGAAGCCGGGAACGCCATCGGGACAAAACCACTCCTCGCCCAGCCAAACGTGCGGACGGAACTCGATATCACGCCGGGAAAGCTCGCGGGACAGAGACGATAGCGCCTTCGAGAGCAGGCCAGAAGCCACGTCGAGCTCGAGGTCACGAAAACGAAGTCCGAGAAGCTCGTCATCCGTCAACGAGACCCAATCCTTCACGGGCCGCATTCTAGCGTAGTGCCCCGGGAGCCATTATCATGGCGCGCCATGCGTCGATGCGCGTTCGTCTCCGCCCTGCTCGCCGCCGTCACCCTCGAGGCCCAACCCGCCGTTCCCCAGAAGCTCGAGGTCGACCCTCCCGGACTCGTCCTCTCGGGCGTTCCCTTCAAGCTCACCGTTCGCGCGACGGATTCGGAAGGAAATGCGGTTCAGGGCTACGGTGGGACTCCCGAGCTCGAAGGATTCTCCGCCGTGCCAGCACCCTTCGAGGACGGACAACTCCAGATCGAGGATGCCGTCGTTCCTTCGAGCGGGCGCCACCTCCTGCGCATCGTCGATGGGCCGCTCACTGCCGAGCTCACCGTAAGAGCCATCCCTGCTTTCTTCAGCATCCTTCCGCCCGTCCTCGCCATCACCCTCGCGCTCGCGTTCCGGCAGGTCGTCCTTTCGCTCTTCGCGGGAATCTGGCTCGCGGGATTCTTCGTCAGGGATTACAACCCGCTCTCGGGGTTCTTCGCCGTCGTGACCCACTTCCTCGTGAACGCGATCACCACGACGAGCCAAGCGCAGATCGTGATCTTCAGCTTTCTGTTTGGCGGCATGGTCGGCGTCATCAGCAGAAACGGCGGAGCGCGAGGTATCGCCGAGCTCATCACCCGTTACGCCACCAACGCGAGGGGCGGGCAGGTGGCGACCATGGCCATGGCTTTGGTGATGTTCTTCGACGACTACGCCAACGTTCTGGTGCGCGGGAACCTGATGCGTCCCATCACCGACCGGCTTCGCATCTCTCGCGAGAAGCTGTCGTTCCTCGTGGATACGGGAGCAGCGGCGGTCGCGAGCACCGTCCTGATCTCGACCTGGATTGGCTACGAAGTGGGGCTCATCGACCAGGGTCTGAGAATCATCGACTCGCCCGAAGACGCCTATTCCATGTTCGTTCGCACCATCCCCTATCGCTTCTATCCCATCCTCGCCATGGTTTTCGCCTTTCTCGTCGGCTTCTCCGACCGCGACTTTGGTCCCATGCTCCGCGCCGAGAGAAGGGCACGTCTCGGAGGAAAGGTGATCCGCGACGGGGCGCAGCCGGTGACCGAGTCTCTCGACGACCCATCCGACACCAAGACCCCGACGAGCTGGGTGAACGGTCTCGCCCCGATCGCGACCATCCTCGTCGTGGGCCTCGGGGGCATCTACTACACGGGAATCCAGGCCGCCCCCGGCGAGACGGAAATCGGCAAAATCGTCGCTGCTTCGGACTCCTACGTGGCTCTCCTCTGGGCGTCGTTGTCCGGGTGTGCCGTCGCGATTGGACTCGCCGTCGCGAGAAGAATCTTGACCCTGGCCGAGGCATTCGACGCCTGGATCCGGGGGCTCAAATCGATGATGATGGCGATCGTCATTCTCGTCCTCGCTTGGTCCATCGGTGCCGCCACGGCGGAGCTACGGGCGGCCGACTACCTGGTCCAGATACTCGAAGGTACTCTAAACCCGGCGTGGCTCCCGGTGCTCACCTTCGTGGTGTCGGCGGCGATGGCCTTCGCGACCGGCACGAGCTGGGCGACCATGGCCATCATGATGCCTCTCGTCATCCCTCTGGCGAGCGTTCTCGGAACCAGCGCCGGCCTTCCTCCCGACCGGGTCGATACGATCCTCGTGGGGGTCATCAGCTCGGTGCTGGCGGGGGCGGTCTTCGGGGACCACTGCTCGCCGATCTCGGATACGACGATCCTGAGCTCCATGGCCTCGGCGTCCGATCACATCGACCACGTTCGCACCCAACTTCCTTATGCCATGCTGGTGGCGATCGTGGGCATGCTCCTCGGCGACATCCCCACCGCTTACGGACTCTCCCCGTGGATCTCGATTCTCCTCGGAAGCGTCACCCTCCTGGCCGTGCTGATGTTCTTTGGGAAGCCGGTGGGAGCGCCGGAAACGGAGGGGAACGAGCCATGAAGACGACGCGATTGGGAACGAGCGGGCTCGAGGTGTCCCGACTGGGTCTCGGCTGCATGACGTACGGGGACCCCGACTGGCGGCCCTGGATCCTCGGCGAGAAAGAGGCGCGAGCACATTTGAGCAGAGCGCTCGAGCTGGGGTTCAACTTCTTCGACACCGCCGACATGTACTCGAAGGGCGTCAGCGAAGAGGTCACGGGGAAGATCCTGAAAGAACTCGCCGACCGGGAGGACTACGTTCTTGCTACCAAGTGCTTCTTCCCGCTCGTGGACGCTCCGAACCGAGGGGGCCTGTCGCGAAAGCACATCCTCGCGGCCTGTGACGCTTCCTTGCGTCGCCTCGGTCACGACTACATCGACCTGTATCAGATTCACCGGCTCGATCATCACACCCCGATGGAGGAGACGCTCGAGTCGCTCGACTCGCTCGTCCGTGCCGGCAAGGTTCGCTATCTCGGGGCGAGCAGCATGGCGGCCTGGGAGCTTGCCAAGATGCTCTTCCTCGCGGACGCCCGTGGCACCCATCGTTTCGTCTCGATGCAGAACCACCTGAACCTCGTATACCGCGAGGAAGAGCGCGAGATGGTACCGCTCTGTCTCGACCAGGGGGTGGGAATCATTCCCTGGAGTCCTCTGGCGCGCGGATTCCTCGCTGGCAATCGTCGCCGGGCGGGCAAGGGCGATACCCGGCGGGCAAAGGGCGATCCCTTCGCCGACGATATGTACTTTCGCGACGAGGATTGGGACGTTCTCGACGCGCTCGTCGACGTATCGAGAGAGCTGGGCAAGACGCCCGCTCAGGTCGCGCTCGCCTGGGTATTGACCGTTCCGGGTGTCGACGCTCCCATCGTCGGTACCACGAAGCTCGAGCAAATGACCGAGCTGGTGGAAGCCGTCGAGATCGAGCTGGACGACGCGCTCATCGAAAGGCTGGAGGCACCCTACAAACCCCACCCGGTTCTCGGCCACCACCAGCGAGCGCCCCGGTCTTTTTGACGAAGTCGTGCGGTCACCCGAGAATACGGGGAACCGAGGGAGGTACGATGACCATCGAGTTCAAGGTCACACTCGCCAACAAGCCGGGCTCGCTCGCTCGACTCGCAACCGCGTTGGGAGATGCCGAGGTCAACATCGAAGCCATCCAGGGCTCGAGCGGTGTCGAGGAGACCGTGGTTCAGTTCGTCACCAACGACGCGGAAGATGCCTCGGCGGCGCTGCGACGTGCGGGCTTCGCCTACGCTCAGCGGGACATCGTGATCGTCAAGGTCTCGACGAGCCGGGGATGCTCGGCGACGTCGCGCTCGTCATGTCCGAAGCGGGCATCAATATCGACTCGGTCTACGTCACTACCAAGGGCCACGTCGTTCTCGGTGTGGACGACGTGCCGGGCGCCATTCAGGTTGCCGGGGGGATGGCCGTTATCGCGCCGAGTTGACCGTCTCACGTTCGCCTCTCGAGGACAAAACCTTGCTGTTGACCGAGCCCGATCGCCCCTGTTAGCCTGAAATCATCCCTGGACAACTGAACAAGGAGTAGGCGATGAAGCCTGGTCATCTGTGTCTCGGTCTTCTCGCGGGCACCCTCGCCGCGACCCCCCTCCTCGCCCAGGAGCTCGGCGTTCGCTCCTACGGCCTGCGTGGAGGTATCAACGTGAACCCCGACCAGTTCAACTTTGGCGCTCACATCGATGCGGGACGGCT contains these protein-coding regions:
- a CDS encoding putative zinc-binding metallopeptidase, yielding MKDWVSLTDDELLGLRFRDLELDVASGLLSKALSSLSRELSRRDIEFRPHVWLGEEWFCPDGVPGFAAPFYLAHPRLMQLERRQMFEVEGGTFRSCLRLMRHETGHAIDNAYRLRLRRQRRRLFGSSEQTYPEFYAPRPFSRRFVRHLEFGYAQAHPDEDFAETFAVWLDPRSRWRERYQDWPALEKLDYMDQLMKEVARREPLTNNRRTPEKLASLRRTLRTHYRRKKRRYQVDFSQHYDADLHRLFGEKGRRSASEFLRRHRTALRHQVSRWTGIHGYTVDQVLKDWIARSRATGLRVSGNEHRVLREATTALTVRAMQYLQSGHYEVAL
- a CDS encoding Na+/H+ antiporter NhaC family protein; protein product: MRRCAFVSALLAAVTLEAQPAVPQKLEVDPPGLVLSGVPFKLTVRATDSEGNAVQGYGGTPELEGFSAVPAPFEDGQLQIEDAVVPSSGRHLLRIVDGPLTAELTVRAIPAFFSILPPVLAITLALAFRQVVLSLFAGIWLAGFFVRDYNPLSGFFAVVTHFLVNAITTTSQAQIVIFSFLFGGMVGVISRNGGARGIAELITRYATNARGGQVATMAMALVMFFDDYANVLVRGNLMRPITDRLRISREKLSFLVDTGAAAVASTVLISTWIGYEVGLIDQGLRIIDSPEDAYSMFVRTIPYRFYPILAMVFAFLVGFSDRDFGPMLRAERRARLGGKVIRDGAQPVTESLDDPSDTKTPTSWVNGLAPIATILVVGLGGIYYTGIQAAPGETEIGKIVAASDSYVALLWASLSGCAVAIGLAVARRILTLAEAFDAWIRGLKSMMMAIVILVLAWSIGAATAELRAADYLVQILEGTLNPAWLPVLTFVVSAAMAFATGTSWATMAIMMPLVIPLASVLGTSAGLPPDRVDTILVGVISSVLAGAVFGDHCSPISDTTILSSMASASDHIDHVRTQLPYAMLVAIVGMLLGDIPTAYGLSPWISILLGSVTLLAVLMFFGKPVGAPETEGNEP
- a CDS encoding aldo/keto reductase; translation: MKTTRLGTSGLEVSRLGLGCMTYGDPDWRPWILGEKEARAHLSRALELGFNFFDTADMYSKGVSEEVTGKILKELADREDYVLATKCFFPLVDAPNRGGLSRKHILAACDASLRRLGHDYIDLYQIHRLDHHTPMEETLESLDSLVRAGKVRYLGASSMAAWELAKMLFLADARGTHRFVSMQNHLNLVYREEEREMVPLCLDQGVGIIPWSPLARGFLAGNRRRAGKGDTRRAKGDPFADDMYFRDEDWDVLDALVDVSRELGKTPAQVALAWVLTVPGVDAPIVGTTKLEQMTELVEAVEIELDDALIERLEAPYKPHPVLGHHQRAPRSF